From a region of the Phaseolus vulgaris cultivar G19833 chromosome 6, P. vulgaris v2.0, whole genome shotgun sequence genome:
- the LOC137832979 gene encoding uncharacterized protein, whose translation MAYLSSGESSKPQSPQKAFLMGELAAARRSLAQKEEEMRQMDERLSNSRMDKQRRLKLAQILKSKGEASAKGVGDSLPPTSETAPTPPSLHLQNPPTTSPPQSVSSPNHPPHSPPPIAVMPLALAEAAAAPAPLDKGKRVVVVPSDDDEDSAGGQVFKRRRTTQAAPQTATSAISSSSGAESLREHPPSATSPPQPTALVGGTEAEPTSAPPPAPELPLPIQDSLRGFLERGVEGPKTEGIYYYMGAFMPCAQNWREQAKARAIEAFTLQALEKKVALQREEKETLARHWERQEEAYQTSLRVAQNAKEEANKRLHEVGQAHAELLNQVVPLRVKVADLEAAVKTSEAQQKKLENQCVDREQTLGKTEAALEEKTNECAQLTIENANLQAKVQELIVALACKDQEMTTQAEHFKVAKEKLSEEVATGFTDGFGEALVQAACANPGIDVSECNPFNEVVDDKIVSLEAYEA comes from the coding sequence ATTCAAGGATGGACAAGCAACGAAGGTTGAAACTCGCCCAGATTTTGAAGTCCAAAGGCGAGGCTTCAGCAAAAGGGGTTGGGGATTCCCTACCTCCAACCTCTGAGACTGCCCCTACTCCCCCTAGCCTTCACCTTCAAAACCCACCTACAACATCGCCTCCTCAATCTGTATCCTCTCCAAACCACCCCCCACACTCACCACCCCCCATAGCAGTTATGCCTCTTGCGCTGGCTGAAGCCGCTGCCGCgccagccccccttgacaagggTAAAAGGGTGGTAGTGGTGCCTTCTGATGACGACGAGGACTCTGCTGGAGGGCAAGTCTTCAAAAGAAGAAGGACCACTCAAGCTGCTCCTCAGACTGCAACCTCCGCCATCTCTTCTTCCTCCGGAGCTGAATCCCTCAGGGAACACCCTCCGAGTGCCACCTCACCCCCTCAACCTACGGCCTTGGTGGGTGGGACTGAGGCTGAGCCCACTTCTGCCCCACCGCCTGCTCCAGAACTTCCCTTGCCCATCCAAGACTCGCTGAGGGGCTTCTTGGAAAGGGGAGTTGAAGGGCCCAAAACAGAAGGTATATACTATTATATGGGCGCCTTCATGCCTTGCGCACAAAACTGGCGTGAGCAAGCTAAGGCTAGGGCGATCGAGGCCTTCACCCTTCAAGCTCTAGAGAAAAAAGTCGCCTTacagagagaagagaaagaaaccTTGGCCCGCCACTGGGAGCGCCAAGAGGAGGCTTACCAGACTTCTTTGAGGGTGGCACAAAATGCGAAGGAGGAGGCCAACAAGCGGCTGCATGAGGTGGGGCAAGCCCATGCTGAACTCCTCAATCAGGTGGTGCCTCTCCGTGTAAAAGTCGCCGATCTTGAAGCGGCGGTGAAGACCTCCGAGGCGCAGCAGAAGAAGCTCGAGAACCAGTGTGTTGATCGGGAGCAAACACTTGGGAAGACCGAAGCTGCGCTCGAGGAAAAAACCAATGAATGTGCCCAGCTGACCATTGAAAATGCCAACCTTCAGGCCAAGGTTCAGGAGCTGATTGTTGCCTTGGCCTGCAAGGATCAAGAGATGACCACTCAGGCCGAACACTTCAAGGTAGCAAAGGAAAAGTTGAGCGAGGAGGTTGCAACGGGGTTCACCGACGGGTTTGGTGAGGCCCTTGTTCAAGCGGCCTGCGCAAACCCTGGCATCGACGTCTCTGAGTGCAACCCATTCAATGAAGTGGTCGACGACAAGATAGTGTCCTTGGAGGCCTATGAAGCATAG
- the LOC137832978 gene encoding uncharacterized protein, whose product MPQSSTMETPFSLVYESYAMIPVEIHESSPRFLSFVAEESNKERKVNLDLLDEAREEARIEAEVVKRRVEHQYSSKVKPRQFQVADLVMRKAHPYELKNKLSPKWTGPFRVIEAKGNVSYKLETLEGGPIPRSWNAANLKFYFS is encoded by the coding sequence atgcctcaatcttccaccatggagacgcctttcagcctagTATACGAGTCATatgccatgatcccagtagagatccacgAGAGTTCTCCGCGTTTCCTAAGCTTTGTGGCAGaagaatccaacaaagaaagaaaggtgaatctAGACCTGTTAGACGAGGCCAGAGAAGAGGCGAGGATAGAGGCTGAAGTTGTGAAGAGGAGAGTGGAGCATCAgtatagctctaaggtgaaaCCGCGACAGTTCCAAGTAGCTGACTTGGTCATGCGGAAGGCTCATCCTTATGAGTTgaagaacaagttgtctcccaaatggaccggacccttcagagtaaTCGAAGCCAAGGGAAATGTTTCGTATAAGTTAGAAACTCTAGAAGGGGGCCCCatcccacgcagctggaatgcggccaatttaaaattttatttcagttga
- the LOC137832977 gene encoding uncharacterized protein, producing MLSVNGSSNQQGSGAGIVLEGPNRVLIEQALRFAFKVNNNQAEYKTLIAGMLLGKEMGAQSLLAKSDSQLVTGQVTGEYQAKDPQMATYLRYVEVLKGAFAAFELVHVPREQNARADLLAKLASSGKGGRQRTVIQETLKMP from the coding sequence ATGCTCTCAGTGAATGGATCCTCCAACCAACAGggaagtggtgcgggaatagtcttggaggggcctaatagggtgttgatcgagcaagcctTACGTTTCGCCTTCAAGGTAAACAATAACCAAGCTGAGTACAAGACGCTGATTGCTGGAATGCTTTTGGGCAAGGAAATGGGCGCTCAAAGTCTCTTGGCGAAGAGTGATTCCCAgttggtcacagggcaagtaacaggggagtaccaagcaaaggatccacagatggctACGTACTTAAGGTACGTCGAAGTGTTGAAGGGAGCCTTCGCCGcttttgagctggtgcatgtccctcgagagcaaaatgccagagctgacctgctcgccaagctggccagctcaggcaaggggggaaggcagaggacagtcatccaagagacgctcaaaatGCCGTGA
- the LOC137832976 gene encoding uncharacterized protein, whose amino-acid sequence MRNTRQGPLGSEGSEAPTLQQIMETMRALEEANEEYQREQERIREEVRVEQERLRAEARADQEHLREETRLIQARLMAEIEASRITMEEHAQANEEFCKTNDEL is encoded by the coding sequence ATGAGAAACACGAGGCAAGGACCGTTGGGATCTGAAGGAAGCGAGGCCCCCACTTTGCAACAAATTATGGAGACCATGAGGGCTCTCGAGGAGGCAAACGAAGAATATCAACGTGAACAAGAGCGAATTCGAGAAGAAGTCAGGGTCGAGCAAGAACGGCTACGAGCAGAAGCCCGAGCCGACCAAGAGCACCTTCGAGAGGAAACGCGGTTGATCCAGGCCCGCCTTATGGCAGAGATTGAGGCCTCTCGAATAACTATGGAGGAGCACGCACAAGCTAATGAAGAATTCTGTAAGACCAACGATGAGTTGTAG